CTCGCTCACACCGAACGGGGCGAAGATTCCCATTCATTTCGTCACCGACCGCGAGTGCATTGCCCACGCGCTGACGTCGCTCGCGATTCCCGACACGCGTCGGGCGAAAGTCGTGCGCGTCGCGGACACACTGTCCCTGGCAACCCTGGAGGTGTCGGAAGCTTACTCGAACGAGGTCAAACAACGCACGGATTTGGAAGCGCTTGAAGAGCCTCGCGAAATGCGGCTCGATGCAACCAACGATCTCGAAGAGTAGAAACAGATCAAAGAATTCCCACTCAACAACCGTGTCATATCCGGAAGAGGGCGTAACCATGGCACCCAGAAAGACTTTTTTATCGTTTTCCGGATATTTGTTGCAGATGAAGCAGGGCACGGACAACGCGATGCCGGGCGTCATGAAGCGGAGAATTTGATAGAGCTGCCGCGATCCATGTCCTCCAGCAACCGTCCGCGGCTCACCGAGCCGGTCAAAACTGGTCCACGGCCACGACGCGCAGGATTTCTTCCAGTGGGGTCTGGCCCGCCAGCACGCGACGCAACCCCATCTGAAAGAGGGTTTGCATCCCTTGTTGAATGGCGACCTGTTGCAACGAGCGGGTCGGCAGCTTTTGCAGAATTGCGTCCCGGACCACTTCGTCCACAACGAGCATCTCAGTTACCGCCGTGCGGCCGGAGAACCCGGTCTCCAGACACTCCTTGCAGCCCACACCGCGCCGGAAGGTGGCGGCCTCGACCGCTTCGGGCGGCAGCAAGCGCATCAGGCCTTGTTCGGGCTGATAAGGCTGCGCGCAATACGCGCAGTTTTTGCGGATCAGACGAAGGCCAATCACGCCAATGATGCTGGAGGACAGCAAAAAGGGTTCAATGTCCATGTTGATCAGGCGCGCGAAAACGCCGGCGGTGCTGCCGCTGTGGATCGTGCTGATCACCAGATGACCAGTGAGACCGGCCTGCACGGCGATGGCGGCCGTTTCCGGATCGCGGATTTCGCCGATCATGATGACCTGAGGGTCCTGGCGCATCAGCGAGCGAAGAGCAACCGGGTAGGTGAATTCCTTATGCGGGTTGATCTGCGCCTGGCTGACCATGGGCAGGTTGAATTCCACCGGATCCTCGACCGTGCTGAGGCTGATGCTCGGTCCGGAGCGTTGCACGAGATGGTAAAGTGCGGCGTAAATGGCGGTGGTCTTGCCGGAGCCGGTCGGCCCGGTGAGCAAAATCAATCCGCTCGGCCGGGCCAGGAGCTTGATGAACCTTTGAAGCGTGTCGTCCTCGAAACCGAGGCCGCCCAGGTCGAAGCTGCGGTTGCTGGGGTCGAAAATGCGGATGACGATTTTTTCGCCGCGCACGGTGGGGAAAACGTTGATACGGAGTTCGACGCCGCCAAGTTCGGGATTGGCCGGCGCGTGGCCTTCCTGCGGGAGGTCGGCTTGATAAGAAATCAGGCTGGCCATTACCTTGAGCCGGCCCGAAATCTTCTCCATCAAATCGAGCGGCAGGTGGACAAGCTCGTTGAGCACCCCATTGAGGCGGATGCGCACGACAAGCGTGCTCTCCCAGGGCTCAATGTGGATGTCGCTGGCGCCTGCCTTGATGGCGTCGATGAGCAGATAATTGACCAGCGCGCCGATTTCGACGGCCCCTTCGGCGACTGACTGCAGATAGCGAGTAGTCTGGTTCACACGTATCCCTGGTTCTCTTTGGCGGCTGAACGGTCAGCATCTTAGCGGCTATTCGGGGTGTGGCCAGTCCGAAATTGGGCAAAATACGCTCCAGAGCGTGCTGCAACAATATGCAGACATGGCGGTTGGACGCTGCGCCTGTTTTCCATCGCGTTCTCCATATTTCATCAAAAACGGGCATCACAACACCCCAAATCGGGTCGAAGAACCATTTCGCGATTGACCCGGCAAAATGAAACACCTACAAAGAATTCCAACACGTCAGCCACGACCAACAGCCAAGTTCCGCTACATCTATGCCCGAACGACTTCGTTGCGCGGTAATTGGAACCGGCGGTTTCGGCCACGATCATCTCAACAGCCTTCTGCATTGTCCTCGCGCCACCGCAGTGGCCGTCGCTGAAACGAACCCTGAACGGCTCAAGGAGGCGGCGGATCGTTACAAAATCTCCCGCGCCTACGCCGACTACCACGATCTGCTTGATCAGCCTGATATTGACGCCGTGACGATCGCAGTGCCGAACCATCTTCATGCGCGCCTGGCCATTGACGCATTGCAGGC
This genomic window from Candidatus Angelobacter sp. contains:
- a CDS encoding GspE/PulE family protein, translated to MNQTTRYLQSVAEGAVEIGALVNYLLIDAIKAGASDIHIEPWESTLVVRIRLNGVLNELVHLPLDLMEKISGRLKVMASLISYQADLPQEGHAPANPELGGVELRINVFPTVRGEKIVIRIFDPSNRSFDLGGLGFEDDTLQRFIKLLARPSGLILLTGPTGSGKTTAIYAALYHLVQRSGPSISLSTVEDPVEFNLPMVSQAQINPHKEFTYPVALRSLMRQDPQVIMIGEIRDPETAAIAVQAGLTGHLVISTIHSGSTAGVFARLINMDIEPFLLSSSIIGVIGLRLIRKNCAYCAQPYQPEQGLMRLLPPEAVEAATFRRGVGCKECLETGFSGRTAVTEMLVVDEVVRDAILQKLPTRSLQQVAIQQGMQTLFQMGLRRVLAGQTPLEEILRVVAVDQF